A stretch of DNA from Terriglobia bacterium:
GTCGACGTCGCTGTCGCGAATTCCCGGGAAGTGCTTGAGGCACCCCGCGACCCCCGCTCGCTGCAACGCGTCGAGGAAGGCGCCCGCGAGGCTTGCGACGCTCTCGGGGTCGCTCCCGAACGAGCGGTCGCCGATCACGCCCGTGACGTCGGTCTCTCGGAGGTCCACGACCGGCGCGAAGTCGAGATTGAATCCGAGCGCGTGGAGCGCGCGTCCCGTCGCGACCGCCGCCGCGCGCACCGCCGCCTCTCCGCGCGCCGCGAGGTCGGCGGCGCTCGGTGTCGAGCCGACCCACGGCCTGAGGCGGCTCACGCGCCCCCCCTCCTGGTCCAGCGCGACGAGGTGCGGGGGGCGCAGCACGGCGCGGAGGTCCTCCACGAGACCGACGAGATCCTCGGGTCGTTCGAGATTCCTGCCGAAGAGAATCACTCCGCCGGGCCTTAGGTCCCGCAGCGCGTCGGCCGTCCCATGATCGAGCGCAGGGTAGGGGATCCCCACCAGGAGCACGCGTCCCGCCGCTTCTCGCCGATTCATCTTGGCCTCGGGCCTCCGGTCTCCCATCGAGCGCGCATCGTACGGGGTTCTTGCCGCTCGTGACAAGTGACCCCGTGGCGGCTCGCGGCCCTGAAGCCCGATGCCTCGCGAAATCGATGACGAATTCGCATTTTCGATGACGGTGTCGTGATCCGCCAGGCGTTCTCGCGACGTTGGGCGGCCGAGTTGATCGGGGTATCGAGGGGCACGCATCCTGCACTCGGCAATGTGCTCGGATCGGTTGACGAACGGAGACCGCCATGCTAGGTTTCCGCCTCGGCCGATCGAAGACTGACACGGTGCCGGCACATTACGGGCACCCCCTTCTCGTGGTCGCGGCAGTTCGAACGAACCGCGGGCACACCTGGGGGAACACGGCATGTCGCGGAAGTTCTATACGATCTTCATTCTGCCGCACGCACACGCCCGCTTCCGCAAGATCCACGTCTCGCGGAACTTTCTCCTGATCCTCGCTGGCATCGTCGCTCTGGCCGTGGCGGCCGGCGCGACGACGCCTCACCTCTTCCTCGCCATTCGCGCGCGCACGCAGGCCATCGCCAGCCTCCAGGAAGAGAACCGCAAGCTCAAGGCGGTCAACGGCCGGTTCGAGGCGTCGCTGGCCCAGCTCGGAGCGCAGCTCGACGCGTTCGACGCCGGGGTGCGGCGCCTGGCGTCCGCCGTGGGCCTCAAGGATCTCCCGACCTTCCGTCGCTCCTCCGGGGGCGCGACGGTCGTGAGCCCGGAGACCGCGAACGGGAACGCGATGCTCGACGGGGAGATCGAGGCGCTGAGAACCCGCGCGATCACCCTCGATTCCTCCCTCGATCAGCTGAATCGGAAATGGGAGGAGCGACTCCGGGTCCTGGCGTCGACCCCGAACGGCCTGCCCGTCGCCGGCAGCTACTCCGACGGCTTCGGATGGCGCAAGGACCCGTTCTCCGGCGAGCCCGAATTCCACACCGGGCTGGACGTCGTCGCACCCATCGGGACCGCGGTGCGCGCCACCGCCGACGGCGTCGTGACCCGCGTCGGGACCGACAGCGGCTACGGCAGGATGGTCCAGCTGTCCCACGGGTACGGGCTGGGAACGCTCTACGGACACCTCTCGGCGACGCTGGTCCGACCCGGAGCGCGCGTCCGGCGGGGCGACGTCATCGGCCGGGTGGGCACCACCGGACGTTCCACGGGGCCGCACGTGCATTACGAGGTGGTGAAGGGCGGCCACCGCGTGGACCCGCGGAAATACACCTCCGACAGCCACTTCTAGCGCTCCGGCCCCCCGGCTCCCCTGCGGCCCCCACGCGGCCGGCGTGATAATCTCCCGTCGATGAGCCTCGAGGAGTCCTCCGGATTGGAGCGCGAGTCGCTCGTCGATCCCCCCAACGGGGAGAAGGCGCTCGAAGAGGAGAGCGATGCCTCCGCCGCCGCACCGTCGGGGGCGCTCGTCCCCGTCGGCGGACGCTCGCTCGCGGCCACCGATCCCCTGAGGCGGTACATCGCCGAGGTCCGCCGTTACGCCCCACTGGACCGCGAAGAGGAGCAACGCCTGGCGAGGCTCTACCGCGAGACCGGGGACCGGGACGCGCTCTTCCGTCTCGTCACCTCGAACCTGATGCTCGTGGTCCGCATCGCTCTGTCGTTCAGGAGGGCCGTTCAGAGCGTGCTGGACCTGGTCCAAGAAGGAAACGTCGGTCTCATGCAGGCGCTGGAGCGTTTCGATCCGGATCTCGGCGTGCGCCTCCCCACCTACGCGGCGTGGTGGATTCGCGCGTACATCGTGAAGTTCCTCCTGGACAACGTGCGCCAAGTGCGCGTCGGGACCACGAATGCGCGCCGGAAGCTCCTCCACAATCTCGCGCAGGAAAGGCGACGCCTCGAGGCCGAGGGGTTCGAGGTCGGCCCCAAGCTGCTGGCGGAGCGGTTCGGGGTTTCCGAGGGCGATGTCCGCGATGTCGAGCAGGCCCTCGCCTCGAGGGACGTGCGTCTCGACGAGCCGGTCGGGGAGGACGGCGAGCGCACGCGCGCCGACGCTCTGGCGGCGGGAGGCCCGACGGTCGAGGAACAGGTGGCGCGGCGGGAGCTCGGCGAGAAGGTCCAGGCTTCGATTCGCAGGTTCCGTGGTGGCCTCTCGGACCGGGACCGCGCGATCCTCGACGACCGGATCCTGAGCGAAGATCCGCTGACGCTCCAGGCACTGGGCGAGCGGTTCGGTACCACCCGCGAAGCCGTCCGACAAGCCGAGGTCAAGCTCATGAATCGCTTGAAGGCGCACCTCGCCGAAGAGCTTGGCGACCTGGGGTCCATCCGAATCGGTCCGGCGTGAGCAGCGGGCCGCCGCCGGCTCTGTCCGGGTGCCGAAAAACCTGATATTCCCGCCAGACTATTGCCTGGTCCGCCTTTTGCAAATAGTATTGCGCGCAGCCGGGCGGAGTCACCGCCGGGAATCGGCCGGGATGCTCCGGATGCCGGGCCCGAGAGGTGGAGATGCAGTGGATCCTGTTGATCGGCGCCGTCTTACTGAGCTTGGGTCTGGCGCTGGGGACCGCATCAGCCGTTTTCTCCCTCTTCTTCCGGATACTGCAAAAATTACGCTGACCCGATCCTTCTGACGTGGCTCCGCCAGCACGATGGTGCTAAAAGGGAGTCTCACCTCGATGGGTGAAGATCCATGGGCGACCACATGCTGGTGGTGGACGACGAACTCGGCTCGCGGGAGGGACTGCGCCGCCTGCTCGAGGCTCTAGGCCACGACGCCGACACCGCCGCGTCCGCCGAGGAGGCTCTCGACAAGGTCGAGCAGGATCCGCCCTCGGCGATCTTCACCGACCTCGTGATGCCGGGCCTCGACGGGCTCGAGTTCATTCGCCGGCTCCAGAAAGACAACGACATCCCGGTAGTCCTCTTCTCGGCACAGGGGACGATCGAGCAGGCCGTCGAGGCGATGAAGCTCGGCGCGCAGGACTTCCTCGAAAAACCCGTCGAGGCGGCGAAGCTGAAGATCCTCCTGACGCGCTTGGGGCGTGCCCGCGAGCTCGAGGCCGAGAAGCGCCGGCTCAAGGCCGAGCTCCGCGAGC
This window harbors:
- a CDS encoding M23 family metallopeptidase, giving the protein MSRKFYTIFILPHAHARFRKIHVSRNFLLILAGIVALAVAAGATTPHLFLAIRARTQAIASLQEENRKLKAVNGRFEASLAQLGAQLDAFDAGVRRLASAVGLKDLPTFRRSSGGATVVSPETANGNAMLDGEIEALRTRAITLDSSLDQLNRKWEERLRVLASTPNGLPVAGSYSDGFGWRKDPFSGEPEFHTGLDVVAPIGTAVRATADGVVTRVGTDSGYGRMVQLSHGYGLGTLYGHLSATLVRPGARVRRGDVIGRVGTTGRSTGPHVHYEVVKGGHRVDPRKYTSDSHF
- a CDS encoding sigma-70 family RNA polymerase sigma factor, with the translated sequence MSLEESSGLERESLVDPPNGEKALEEESDASAAAPSGALVPVGGRSLAATDPLRRYIAEVRRYAPLDREEEQRLARLYRETGDRDALFRLVTSNLMLVVRIALSFRRAVQSVLDLVQEGNVGLMQALERFDPDLGVRLPTYAAWWIRAYIVKFLLDNVRQVRVGTTNARRKLLHNLAQERRRLEAEGFEVGPKLLAERFGVSEGDVRDVEQALASRDVRLDEPVGEDGERTRADALAAGGPTVEEQVARRELGEKVQASIRRFRGGLSDRDRAILDDRILSEDPLTLQALGERFGTTREAVRQAEVKLMNRLKAHLAEELGDLGSIRIGPA